The DNA segment GCCAGGAGCTGTTCCGCCCCAATCGATATCGTATTGCCCCAACCTTACGAACCGATGGAACGACGACCACTGCCAATCACGAACTCGATCGACCAGTTTGTGCTTTCGAGGGTTCCAGTGAACGTAATCCGCACACCTTTCGAGATCTGCTTCATCACGAACAGTGTGTTCCCAATATCGTGGCTGCCAAATTCCTCGTTCGCCACGCTTTCCTTGTGATTCGGTCACCACCGGCTCGGGCAACCCAGCTTCAAGCCATTGATCCGTAAACTTCGCCTTAATTTGTTTCATTCGCAGTGAGTAGCGATCATCGCCGGATGGCAATTGCATAATGAGATGCCAATGATCGGGCAACAATACGTTCGCCACAAGCAAAAAGGGGTGCCGCTTCCTTACCGACGTGAGGGAATTACGAAGGAACTCACGACCATCATCGGTAGTCAGAATCGGCCGGCGACCATACGTAACCACGGTGAAGAAAAACGTCCCCCCGGGCACAAAGTATCGCCGATAATCAGACATCGCCCCTCCAGCTTCTTTGCACGAACCGCGTAGTTGCCCAGCCGGAGCTGCGTCGCTTCGCTCCTTGATCCGGCCTACTTATTCTGTGCCGGCGTATATCGCTGCTGCCCAGCCGGAGCTGCGTCGCTTCGCTCCTTGATCCGGCCTACTATTCTACTATTCGGCGCGGGGATTAGGCGTGTGGGGAACTTGGTGGCGGTGAAGATAACATCTGATGGATAACGTGTCCCTCGACATTGGTTAAACGCCGCTGCACTCCGTTGTGCTCGAACGTTAAGCGTTCATGATCCAGCCCCAACAGATGCAGGATCGTTGCGTTTAGATCGTACAACGGATGAATGTCCTCGACCGCTTTACGCCCCAGTTCATCCGTCACGCCGTGACTGACACCTCTCTGGACTCCGGCTCCCGTCATCCAACAGGTAAATCCATCCGGATTGTGGTCGCGTCCCTGGGCACCCTTTTGGAACATTGGCATTCGTCCGAATTCGGTACACCAGACGATCAACGTATCCTCCAGCATCCCACGAGATTTCATGTCGCGAATCATTGCGGCGACCGGTTGGTCGAGAATGGCTGAGTGCCTGTCGTACTGCTCTTTCAGTTTGCTATGCCCATCCCAGTTCAATTCGCCGCCGCTTGCATAAGCACCATTAAACAGCTGCACAAAACGCACCCCTTGCTCGATCAGCCGCCGGGCAAGAATACAATTTTTCGCAAAGGCAGCCTTGGTCGGATTGGACGTGTCGTCCGCTCCGTATGCCCGTAAAGTCGCCGCGGTTTCGGTACTTAGATCACTGATCTCCGGGACACTTAATTGCATCCGGGCGGCCAGTTCATAACTTGCGATCCTTGCCGCCAGCATCCCTTCGGTTGGATTCTGTTCTAGGTGGCGTTGATTCAGTTGTTTAAGCAATTGCCGCGAAGCGAGATTGCTCTCCCGCGAGATCCCAGCGGGTGTCGACAAGTGCCGAATCGGATTCTTGGAACTAAATGGCGTCCCTTGGAACTCGGCGGGCAGAAATCCTGAACCCCAATTATTGACACTCGCCTGAGGGACTCCACGGGGATCGGGAATCGCGACAAATGCGGGCAGATTTTGATTCTCGCTCCCCAAGGCGTAGGTGATCCAGCTGCCATTGCTAGGAAAGCCATCTTCGACAAAACCGGTCGAAAGGAAATTCTCCGCCGGCCCATGCGTATTCGATTTGCTTGTCAGCGAATGCACAAACGCAAACTCATCTGTCAATTCAGCCAGATGCGGCAGCATGTCGGAAACCATTTTCCCGGTTTCCCCACGAGGCCGAAAAGCGTACTGCGGCCTCGCCAGTTCCCCCGCGGGTCCCTGGAACGTGACCGCGGGCCCCCCCTTCAAAGGCTTGCCATCCTGCTTGATTAATTCGGGTTTGTAATCCCACGTTTCCAGTTGGCTGACCGCACCTGCACAAAACACCACAATGACATTTTTGGCCGCCGCCGGGTAATGCGACGGTCGCGGCGCATAGGGCTGGGACGGATCAATGATTGGTTGATCGCCCGCTCGCCCCTGTTTTTGCAACAAGCTGGCTAATGCGATCGATCCGATCCCTG comes from the Roseimaritima multifibrata genome and includes:
- a CDS encoding DUF1501 domain-containing protein; translation: MNPFSYNRRRFLNDSTTGIGSIALASLLQKQGRAGDQPIIDPSQPYAPRPSHYPAAAKNVIVVFCAGAVSQLETWDYKPELIKQDGKPLKGGPAVTFQGPAGELARPQYAFRPRGETGKMVSDMLPHLAELTDEFAFVHSLTSKSNTHGPAENFLSTGFVEDGFPSNGSWITYALGSENQNLPAFVAIPDPRGVPQASVNNWGSGFLPAEFQGTPFSSKNPIRHLSTPAGISRESNLASRQLLKQLNQRHLEQNPTEGMLAARIASYELAARMQLSVPEISDLSTETAATLRAYGADDTSNPTKAAFAKNCILARRLIEQGVRFVQLFNGAYASGGELNWDGHSKLKEQYDRHSAILDQPVAAMIRDMKSRGMLEDTLIVWCTEFGRMPMFQKGAQGRDHNPDGFTCWMTGAGVQRGVSHGVTDELGRKAVEDIHPLYDLNATILHLLGLDHERLTFEHNGVQRRLTNVEGHVIHQMLSSPPPSSPHA
- a CDS encoding REP-associated tyrosine transposase yields the protein MSDYRRYFVPGGTFFFTVVTYGRRPILTTDDGREFLRNSLTSVRKRHPFLLVANVLLPDHWHLIMQLPSGDDRYSLRMKQIKAKFTDQWLEAGLPEPVVTESQGKRGERGIWQPRYWEHTVRDEADLERCADYVHWNPRKHKLVDRVRDWQWSSFHRFVRLGQYDIDWGGTAPGGVEDDWGE